Proteins encoded within one genomic window of Camelina sativa cultivar DH55 chromosome 19, Cs, whole genome shotgun sequence:
- the LOC104766415 gene encoding chromatin modification-related protein EAF1 B isoform X4: protein MHGNVSGYLLVNAEVDSMGGVIDSGGGIGVKTSPRRTAIEKAQAELRQEYYVREERRRELEFLEKGGNPLDFKFGIATSQSVQSTSLTDQQAEHFVNSEVKDSFALTASPHGDSVESSGRPGVPTNSEPNTADNLLLFDSENKSVEGERNLRYPNRQNRTSESERSSKANTNQNTKETEDSAIFRPYARRNRSKINRDPSRSSSTDLVQNRGGLATSISIRRGSVEGKGCIPEAANQKDRHTTSVSCPIFANSNGNIVPKNIVPSNSLNTKVDGEPVVRESTAGSKTSLLKDEADITYRKSSAYLSVGESGLAVEKAQLVSTGTEIGSPKAVTIAGEENNSTQLNGLRDSTGEEESLTNRGAAGTKGLESESSLANNIEVDVGNGRDLYKVDKLDSDEISMQKAVRVEGLLSQTVDEMTKTNIENETGRPTTIIDECSPEKLVKIENQNHRSTAEMQNEEKGSETEKRLQDGLIVPDNERKIGSLLPENPSSSLYSEIPQASVDTSSCAVGDNLLSGTDIEESKHQPSSDAVVFDTVKEDSILEEARIIQAKRKRITELSCGTAPVEVREKSQWDFVLEEMAWLANDFAQERLWKLTAAAQICHRVALTCHLRFEERNQHRELKKIASILSNAILQFWSSVEVPGELEETSMEIVKETCQESNYVNGRICLAAGVKEYASRFLKYNNSSIPYHSAAPSTPDNMCDPEILDISMVDQLTEASLFYSVPSGAMEVYHKSIESHLTRCEKSGSSMQEEVDTSAYDAAGDTGYNVTAFDEDEGETSTYYLPKAFESNKSFNTSHKKRKNLMKSHSARSYDLGDDLPYVNYTDGSNSSSLMAKRPASNNNIGSVPTRRVRTASRQRIASPFGCATAGNLSVPSKTDASSGDTSSFQDEQSSLHGGSAVQKGTEVESSGNFEKQFPYDMAETSGKPKKKKKTHQGSAYDQTWHLDPSVHVEQKDHWKKRPENHFDMNGMYGPHSAKKQKTTKQLIENNFDIAIPHTGSIPSPAASQMSNMSNPNKSIKFIGGRDRGRKIKGLKISPGQHGSGNPWSLFEDQALVVLVHDMGPNWELISDAMNSTLKIKCIYRNPTECKERHKILMDKNVGDGADSAEDSGNSQSYPSTLPGIPKGSARQLFQRLQGPMEEDTLKSHFEKICLIGKKLHYKKTQNDGRDPKQIVPVHNSQVMALSQVFPNNLNGGVLTPLDVCDASTSGQDVFSLENPGLPMLNQGTPVLPTSGAHPSTPGSSGVVLSNNLPTTSGLQSASVRFNVPRGSLPLDEQHRLQQFNQMLSGRNLQQPSLSTPGAVSGADRGHRMVPGGNAMGASGMNRSTPMSRPGFQGMGSSAMPNTGSMLSSGMVGIPNTGNIHSGGGASPGNSMLRPREAVQHMMRMQGAQGTSPGIPAFGALSSGFTNQTTPVQAYPGHLSQQHQMSPQSHVLGNSHHPHLQSPSQATGAQQEAFAIRQRQIHQRFLQQQQQQQFPTSGTMMPHVQQPQGSSVSSSPQNSPQTQPPVSPQPLSIPPVSTSPNINALAQQNPQKSQLPLHGLGRSPQSGASGVNNQAGKQRQRQLQQQSARQHPHQRQPTQGQQQSKQLKGMGRGNMIHQNITVDQSHLNGLTMAPGNQATEKGEPAVAVRPDQQSNAGTTTSTHLPSKPFVPPLSSNHSQQLPKAFPGTSSPSQQQMQLHSENSIQSQSSPATPCNTLSTSSPSVTPSNHQHLLLHQKQRNQVQSTAQRVIHHNHLGNSELSKKSQAERMPRVPQSVTNTTQTTSMGTTKGMPPASHDSKNVKAVGSTAVPALESPSSAASVQSTASKVVNSSNTDSAGNDPVTTTNQGLAQKHVSGGLLSHGIKAVTQKQQSLPSEEKRPRLSEKLSVQNQKHLASEQQQQPQLEESQEVSSSKPPDTKVE from the exons ATGCATGGAAACGTTTCAGGATATCTTCTAGTAAATGCTGAGGTTGATTCCATGGGAGGAGTTATTGATAGTGGAGGTGGTATTGGTGTTAAAACATCTCCGCGCCGAACAGCAATTGAGAAGGCTCAAGCGGAGCTAAG GCAAGAGTATTATGTCCGTGAGGAAAGGAGGAGAGAATTGGAGTTTCTGGAGAAA GGCGGTAATCCCTTGGATTTTAAGTTTGGCATTGCAACTTCACAAAGCGTCCAATCTACATCACTCACAGATCAGCAAGCAGAGCATTTTGTAAACAG TGAAGTCAAGGATAGTTTTGCCCTGACTGCCTCACCACATGGAGACTCTGTGGAGAGTAGCGGTAGACCTGGAGTTCCTACAAATTCTGAACCCAATACAGCAGATAATCTCTTACTGTTTGATTCTGAAAACAAGTCAGTTGAAGGAGAAAGAAATTTGAGATATCCTAATAGGCAAAACAGAACTTCTGAGTCAGAACGATCCTCCAAAGCAAATACCAACCAGAATAccaaagaaacagaagattctgCCATCTTTCGCCCGTATGCTCGAAGGAACAGATCAAAGATTAATCGGGATCCATCTCGGTCAAGCTCTACGGATTTAGTTCAGAATCGTGGTGGTCTTGCAACGTCTATATCTATTCGCAGAGGATCAGTGGAAGGAAAGGGTTGCATTCCCGAAGCAGCGAATCAAAAGGATAGGCATACAACTTCCGTATCTTGTCCAATATTTGCAAATTCAAATGGTAATATCGTTCCAAAAAATATAGTTCCCAGCAATTCGCTGAATACTAAGGTGGATGGTGAACCTGTTGTACGAGAGAGTACTGCTGGATCTAAGACTAGCCTATTGAAAGATGAAGCCGACATTACATATAGAAAAAGCTCTGCATATTTGTCAGTTGGAGAGTCTGGCCTTGCTGTGGAAAAG GCACAACTAGTTTCGACTGGTACAGAGATTGGTTCTCCCAAAGCTGTAACAATAGCTGGTGAGGAAAATAATTCCACCCAACTGAATGGCCTAAGAGATTCCACGGGAGAGGAAGAAAGCTTAACAAATAGAGGAGCTGCAGGGACTAAAGGGTTAGAGTCAGAGTCTTCTCTTGCTAACAACATAGAAGTAGATGTAGGTAATGGAAGGGATCTTTATAAAGTGGACAAACTTGACTCGGATGAAATCTCTATGCAGAAGGCTGTAAGAGTAGAGGGGTTGCTGAGTCAAACAGTTGATGAAATGACGAAAACTAATATTGAGAATGAGACAGGTCGACCTACTACCATTATTGATGAGTGCAGTCCTGAGAAATTGgttaaaattgaaaatcaaaatcacagAAGTACAGCTGAGATGCAAAATGAAGAGAAAGGTTCCGAGACTGAGAAAAGGCTTCAAGATGGGTTGATTGTACCCGATAATGAAAGGAAAATTGGTAGTCTTTTACCTGAAAATCCTAGCAGCTCGTTGTACTCTGAAATTCCTCAGGCATCTGTAGACACAAGTTCCTGCGCAGTTGGCGATAATTTATTGTCAGGAACTGACATTGAAGAATCAAAACATCAGCCGAGCTCAGATGCAGTAGTGTTTGATACTGTGAAGGAGGACTCCATCCTTGAGGAGGCACGGATTATAcag gcaaagagaaaaagaattaCCGAGTTATCTTGTGGTACTGCACCAGTGGAGGTCCGTGAGAAGTCTCAATGGGATTTTGTCCTCGAAGAAATGGCATGGCTGGCAAATGATTTTGCGCAG gAGCGCCTTTGGAAGCTGACTGCTGCCGCACAAATTTGCCATCGAGTTGCTTTGACTTGTCACTTGAGATTTGAGGAACGAAATCAGCACAGAGAGCTGAAAAAAATAGCTTCAATCCTATCTAATGCTATCTTGCAATTCTGGAGTTCGGTGGAGGTTCCTGGGGAACTGGAGGAGACAAGCATGGAAATTGTTAAG GAGACTTGCCAAGAATCTAATTATGTGAATGGCAGAATATGTTTAGCTGCGGGTGTCAAGGAGTATGCAAGTAGATTTTTGAAGTATAACAACTCTTCCATCCCCTATCATTCAGCTGCACCGTCAACACCTGACAATATGTGCGACCCAGAGATATTGGACATATCTATGGTTGATCAGCTTACAGAA GCAAGCCTCTTTTATTCAGTTCCATCTGGTGCAATGGAGGTATACCATAAGTCCATTGAGTCGCATCTTACACGTTGTGAG AAGTCCGGAAGTAGCATGCAGGAGGAGGTTGATACATCGGCTTATGATGCTGCTGGAG ATACAGGATATAATGTTACTGCTTTCGATGAGGATGAAGGAGAAACAAGTACCTATTATCTTCCGAAAGCTTTCGAATCGAACAAATCATTTAATACAAGccacaaaaaaaggaagaatctgATGAAGTCTCATTCTGCCCGGTCATATGATCTTGGAGATGATTTACCATACGTCAACTACACAGATGGGTCTAACTCATCAAGCTTGATGGCAAAAAGGCCTGccagtaataataatattggcTCAGTTCCGACGAGGCGAGTGCGCACTGCTTCCAGGCAGAGGATTGCGAGTCCTTTTGGCTGTGCTACTGCTGGGAATTTATCAGTGCCCTCGAAGACAGATGCGTCTAGTGGGGATACTAGTTCTTTCCAGGATGAGCAAAGTAGTTTACATGGTGGATCGGCAGTCCAAAAAGGCACAGAGGTTGAATCAAGTGGTAATTTTGAAAAGCAGTTCCCTTATGACATGGCTGAAACCTCaggaaaacctaaaaagaagaagaagactcatcaG GGATCCGCATATGACCAAACCTGGCATCTCGATCCGTCAGTCCATGTTGAACAG AAGGACCACTGGAAGAAGCGACCAGAGAATCATTTCGATATGAATG GTATGTATGGTCCTCATAgtgcaaagaagcaaaagacCACCAAGCAATTGATAgagaataattttgatattgCTATTCCTCACACTGGATCTATTCCATCTCCGGCGGCTTCCCAAATGAGCAATATGTCCAACCCCAACAAATCTATCAAATTTATTGGAGGTCGTGATAGGGGCAGAAAAATAAAAGGCCTCAAG ATTTCTCCTGGCCAGCATGGTTCTGGAAATCCGTGGTCTCTATTTGAAGATCAG GCGCTTGTTGTCCTGGTGCATGATATGGGCCCTAACTGGGAGCTCATTAGTGATGCCATGAACAGCACTCTTAAAATTAAG TGTATATATCGCAATCCAACTGAGTGCAAGGAGCGTCATAAGATTCTGATGGATAAGAATGTTGGTGATGGGGCTGATAGTGCTGAAGATTCAGGGAATTCTCAGTCTTATCCATCTACTTTGCCTGGCATCCCAAAG GGAAGTGCGAGACAGTTGTTTCAACGACTGCAAGGGCCAATGGAGGAAGATACCCTGAAGTCTCAttttgagaagatttgtttGATTGGGAAGAAGTTGCATTATAAAAAGACACAG AATGATGGTCGGGATCCCAAACAAATAGTACCAGTTCACAATTCACAAGTCATGGCTCTTTCTCAAGTATTCCCGAATAATCTGAATGGAGGTGTTCTTAC GCCCCTTGATGTCTGTGATGCATCAACTTCAGGTCAAGATGTATTTTCACTTGAAAATCCAGGTCTTCCAATGTTGAATCAGGGAACGCCAGTGCTCCCTACTTCTGGAGCACATCCATCCACTCCTGGATCATCTGGTGTGGTTCTCAGCAAcaacttgccaaccacatctgGCCTCCAGAGTGCTTCTGTCAG ATTCAACGTTCCTAGAGGGTCTTTGCCACTTGATGAACAACACCGACTACAACAATTTAACCAGATGTTATCCGGTAGAAACCTGCAGCAACCTTCCTTATCAACTCCTGGAGCTGTCTCAGGAGCCGATCGTGGACATCGCATGGTTCCTGGTGGAAATGCTATGGGTGCAAGTGGAATGAACAGAAGCACACCCATGTCAAGGCCTGGTTTTCAAGGGATGGGCTCCTCAGCAATGCCAAATACTGGTAGTATGCTTTCCTCTGGTATGGTAGGAATTCCAAACACTGGAAATATTCATTCCGGAGGAGGAGCTTCTCCAGGAAACTCCATGCTCAGGCCTCGTGAAGCTGTGCAGCATATGATGCGG ATGCAGGGTGCTCAAGGGACCAGTCCGGGGATCCCAGCTTTCGGTGCTTTGAGTTCTGGATTTACCAACCAGACAACCCCTGTTCAGGCGTACCCAGGCCATCTTTCCCAGCAGCATCAGATGTCACCGCAGTCACATGTGCTTGGCAACTCGCATCATCCTCATCTCCAAAGCCCAAGTCAAGCTACTGGGGCACAGCAGGAAGCATTTGCTATCCGTCAAAGGCAAATACACCAGAGGTTTttgcagcaacagcaacagcaacagttTCCAACATCTGGTACTATGATGCCACATGTACAACAACCTCAGGgctcttctgtttcttcttctccacaaaACAGTCCTCAGACTCAACCACCCGTTTCGCCCCAGCCATTATCGATACCCCCAGTGTCGACCTCTCCTAATATTAATGCTTTGGCACAACAGAACCCTCAAAAATCTCAGTTGCCGCTTCATGGTCTAGGTAGGAGTCCTCAGTCTGGTGCTTCCGGAGTGAACAATCAAGCTGGAAAACAACGGCAGCGACAACTTCAGCAACAGTCTGCGAGACAACATCCACACCAGCGGCAGCCAACACAAGGTCAACAGCAGAGTAAACAATTGAAGGGGATGGGTAGAGGCAACATGATCCATCAGAACATCACTGTTGATCAGTCACACCTGAATGGTCTCACCATGGCCCCAGGAAATCAGGCTACCGAAAAAGGAGAGCCAGCGGTTGCAGTTAGGCCAGATCAGCAGTCTAACGCTGGGACTACTACTAGCACGCATCTGCCATCTAAACCATTTGTTCCTCCCTTGTCTTCAAATCATTCACAGCAACTGCCAAAAGCTTTCCCTGGTACTTCGTCTCCGTCCCAACAACAGATGCAATTACATTCAGAAAATAGCATCCAAAGCCAGAGCTCACCTGCGACCCCATGTAACACCTTATCCACCTCTAGTCCGTCAGTTACACCTTCTAACCATCAGCATTTGTTGCTACACCAAAAGCAGCGTAATCAAGTGCAATCAACAGCTCAGCGAGTTATTCATCATAATCATCTAGGGAACTCTGAGTTATCAAAGAAGTCCCAAGCTGAACGTATGCCACGTGTTCCGCAGTCTGTCACCAATACCACCCAAACTACTAGTATGGGTACGACGAAGGGTATGCCTCCAGCGAGTCATGATTCGAAAAACGTAAAAGCAGTTGGTTCTACTGCGGTGCCTGCTTTGGAATCTCCATCTAGTGCTGCCTCTGTGCAAAGCACAGCTTCTAAAGTAGTAAACAGTTCCAATACAGATTCAGCTGGGAATGATCCAGTAACAACAACGAACCAAGGACTAGCTCAAAAGCATGTATCTGGTGGCTTGCTGAGTCACGGGATAAAGGCTGTGACACAGAAACAACAGTCTCTACCTTCAGAAGAAAAGAGACCGAGGTTGTCAGAGAAGCTGAGTGTACAAAATCAGAAACACCTTGCTTctgagcagcagcagcagcctcAATTAGAAGAATCACAAGAAGTATCATCTTCGAAGCCTCCTGATACAAAAGTGGAATGA